The Alosa alosa isolate M-15738 ecotype Scorff River chromosome 17, AALO_Geno_1.1, whole genome shotgun sequence genomic sequence CTGTATATCTGTATATCTATAAACATAACCAGAATGCAGCCAAATATGACATTTTAAATGCTAGCCAAGCGTTAGTGTCTAGTGCTGATGTTTCAGAGATTGCAAGGTTTTGTTGCAATAAGTTCACCGCCACTATTCACATACAATGTAAGATGTATAATAGGTGTCTGATTGAATttgaaatacaaaaatatgtggAATATTAATCCTTCCTCTGGAAAATCAGTCCTGCAGTGCTATGGACCTCATGAATTCACAAGTATTCAAGtaaacaatctctctcttttgcttgaGATTTGAGTGTCTCCATCTAGTGTATGCATGTTGTTAGCTCAGCTTGGACTTCGCACAAATGTGCTGCTTCAACAGACCAGACGTTCCCTCACCTGGCAATTTGATAAGCCTATTTAACCtctgactttagcctacattcagaagcGGAACATAACCCATTGGCTAGGCCTGTGTGCAGGTCCTAACTGCATCAAAGGTTCCAATTTAGCAATTCAGGAAGTTCACttattaggcctacacattcTCTGTAGAACTATAAAgtgtccattcattcattctttcaatTCATTGTAATATTAAGCAATTGGGATCCCtgtattttattaggctatgcatttttgcattagAAAATTAATGTTGGGCTCCAAATATACATTTCTGCTGAAGTGTACACCATCCATCCAGTCATTAAACAAAgaagaatgtaggctagttaaCCGACTTAACCGAAGTGTGGACTTGCCTACAACTGAGCAGCATGAGGAACGTGAAGAGAATAGGCCCAGTAGTCAAGGAATACGGCTTTTATTAtggtctttaaaaaaaaaaaagacttttatCGTAAAATACTACGGAATGGTCCCGGAAATGAGTTTTAGAACGATGTTCGACTGGAAACCTGCACACAAGAAAATGTGCCCACAGACATTTTTCCTTTTGTAAAAGTAACCATTGCGTTGCTATTTATGCTAGACCATTTTGGGTTATCAAATTAGGTCTCTTGTGattctttttaaatatataatgGATCTTTGTATAAACCTTTGAGAAAGAGGCTAATTTATTCTATGTTGATTTGTTTGTAGAGGGTGATATTTGGAAAGTGCACGCGTGTGGGCGCGGTTTGGAACGTTTGTTAACGCCAAGTGAGAACTTGTGATCAGATTGATTGTTTGACATGTGAGTATTACAGATAAAATCGATCCTCTTCTTCAAGTATGGCTTAATGTTTCATGATGCACACAGAGCATTTGATTATTTCTACAGGTTGCATTAGAAATCGGCACTTTAAAAACGTGTTTTCAAAGGAAACGTAGTTGAGCACGTACTGGAAAGGAGAAAGTTTAGAGAATTGAATGGCAATTCAATGATTGTTAGTTAGTTGACACTGACTTTACTATGGCATTTTGTTGGTAATGTTATGCTTTGACCACCATCGTTGCACGAATGAATGCAGCCTTTCAGTAGGGCTTCGACCCGTAACTACGGCGACATGTGGCTTATTAGGTAGTTTAATCATTTTTTATTGTGCGCATGGAATTAGCGCTGTTGCTTTGGAGTCAGGAGTCCATTGACAAGAATCCGCAGTCGTTGGTGGGAGGATGAGCTGCCCCAAAACGGAACCGCACGTAGTCAAGGAGGAGGTAGGCCTTGATTAATTGCAGTTCACCAGCAGTATAGTTACAAGACAGATGACTGATTTGTTACTCGTGATTGTGCTAAATTTGAGTCATGCATCGAATAACAATGATTTTAGATGAAACCACACTGACGCACTTGCCAAATACTGTCTAGTAACGGGTGTTTCCAGTGTGAGAGCAAGGCCAGCTAAAAATAATTATGCGATCGTCATAGCACAGTGGATCTAACTGCAAATGATTACTCAATACCTGTGTATGTTGCACTCATTTTACCATACATTCCCAAGGTGCTAGCAACTGGAAAATGGGTAAAGCTTGAACGAACTACGTATGTGGATCCTGCTGATAAAATCAGGTAGTCATTTATTGGAAATGCCATTTAGCCTAGGTGTCAACATGGAATTATGGATCAGATTGCAAGCATGTTTAACCTGGAATGATCTACTCTCCCTCTGTGTTTTTAAAGGACATGGGAGACTGCAAAGAGAACAACAAGACCTTCCAACACAGATGCAGATGGTATGTATGATGTCTGTAGAATatcctttttgttttgtttcgttTATCACTATGtgtactgttgtgtgtgtgcattaggctATATTCATATAGGCTAGTACACAGTATTTGGTTGATGTAGTACactattcaaatattttgtttttgtgtgcaccAAGGTGTTGGAATCATTGCAATTCTGAAAAGAACCCTCCATAAAGACTGTGTTGTCATGGTGAAACAGTTCCGTCCACCAATGGGATGTCATACACTTGAGTTTCCTGCAGGTCCGTCCATCAATCAGTCAAAACCATTAGCTTTCAAGTGAATCACCCCTTTCATAATTCCCTGGGATGTTTGTTGTGACATTTCCGAATAGTCAGCCTGCTGTATTTGGTCCATAGTTGTACTTTACTTACAGTTTTACAGTTCACATCATGACCATACTTGCAGCAGTGATCAAATAGGGTGGTGTTGAGATAGATTTGTAACTTGCACTTTTTTGCACTCTAGGTCTCATAGATAATGACGAAACTGCAGAGATCGCTGCTTTGAGGGAACTGAAGGAGGAAACGGGTTACAAGGGAGAAGTGGTGGGAGTCACTCCAGGTAAGGCAGAAAGCTGTCTCTTATCATGCAGCATCCCATGCATAGTCATGGGAAATGCCAGTATCTTCACATGCTGGTGTACTGCACAAAGCTAAATGCTTGTCCTGCCTGCTCTCCTTTTTCCAGTCACATGTTTGGACCCTGGGCTTTCCAATTGCACAACTCAGATTGTCATGGTGAACATCAATGGGGATGATGTGGAAAACGTCAACCCTACCCAACAATTAGGTAAGACTACTTCATTCTTAGATTTGCTccctatttctttctttctttctttctttctttctttctttctttctctctcttgccccccctctcttcttctctctctctctctcacctgtgaTTCCAAGTACAGTACGTACTGTACTCTGTGAATTGTTTTGGTTTTGCAAATGGTTGTTGTTATTTTAGCTCAACAGCTAATCAAATTACACCCCTTCATTCTGTTCTCCTGAACGAAAGATCCCTGATTACTAAACGCTctgcttcaaccctctctgccTGAACCGCTATGTTAATTTGCTGAGCTGTTTATCGCTCAATCCAAGCCACTTCCTATTTACAGGGCCTGGATTCTGTTCAAACTCCGTTCTTTAGCCCACTTAATGGACAGCTAGAGGACTGTGAAGAACAATTTGCTGGATTTGAGAAATGTGTATTGAATTAGAATTGCAGATTGCACTTTTAAATGtttcagagaaagagaagtaCAGAGAAAGATCTGTTGGAAGTCCAATATATGAAGGATTTTTCATCTTGGAACTTAATACATGAACATGCAATGTTTGCGATCTGTAACATATTCTGGTTTGTTGTCTTTCAGGTGAAGGgggtaagtttttttttaattaattttttttatttttattattattattttttttatttgtacaatttcacaaataatttaTGATCATGTTAAAAACACAATCTTAACTGACATTATTTTGTGTAGAGTTTGTTGAAGTTATCCTTCTTCCTCTTGATGAATTTCAAAAGAAAATCGATGGTGAGTTTTATCCCATCACAGTCTTCaataaaaaattaatttatcttttttttatgttttaataataaacaatatttttatATGTCTTCTACTCTTAGAGGTTATAAAGAAGGGAAACATTTCGGTGGACTCAAAGGTTTACATTTATGCCATGGGAATGTCTCAAGCCTTCTTCAAACCCAATGAGTTGCCTGTGCTCAAACAGTGAAGCCTGTGATCTACCTCTTTCCCTGGCCTACTCAACACATGTGGCATTCCCATACAGCTCTGGTACGGAGGACCTTGCCAGGCAAAAGATTGCTGGAAAGATGACAAGGAAAAAAAcatacttgttt encodes the following:
- the nudt5 gene encoding ADP-sugar pyrophosphatase, producing MSCPKTEPHVVKEEVLATGKWVKLERTTYVDPADKIRTWETAKRTTRPSNTDADGVGIIAILKRTLHKDCVVMVKQFRPPMGCHTLEFPAGLIDNDETAEIAALRELKEETGYKGEVVGVTPVTCLDPGLSNCTTQIVMVNINGDDVENVNPTQQLGEGEFVEVILLPLDEFQKKIDEVIKKGNISVDSKVYIYAMGMSQAFFKPNELPVLKQ